A genomic window from Rhodococcus sp. KBS0724 includes:
- a CDS encoding ImmA/IrrE family metallo-endopeptidase, with translation MDAVCDAAASSEAVNLLTVVEAVALERERPIEIDLQTPLATGVCGQRRAFDDHDVIVLAPGLPNVERTLAHELGHIVFRHEGAEIAEATLEASDDLIAYMLSQRSLRRNEPVPMDDLAEWEAETFASMLLMRLKTMSGRGTPLSVLRYDEAIG, from the coding sequence GTGGACGCGGTGTGTGATGCTGCGGCATCGTCGGAGGCGGTGAATTTGTTGACGGTTGTCGAGGCGGTGGCGCTCGAGCGTGAGCGGCCGATCGAGATCGATCTACAGACTCCGTTGGCGACGGGGGTGTGCGGTCAGCGGCGCGCGTTCGACGACCATGACGTGATCGTTCTGGCCCCCGGCTTACCCAACGTCGAGCGAACTCTTGCGCATGAGTTGGGGCACATCGTGTTTCGGCATGAAGGGGCGGAGATTGCGGAGGCGACGTTGGAAGCGAGCGATGATCTGATCGCGTACATGCTGAGCCAGCGATCGTTGCGCCGCAATGAGCCGGTTCCCATGGATGATCTTGCAGAGTGGGAAGCGGAGACCTTTGCTTCGATGCTGTTGATGAGGTTGAAAACGATGAGTGGCCGTGGGACGCCGTTGTCGGTGCTGCGGTACGACGAGGCGATCGGATGA